Below is a window of Lytechinus variegatus isolate NC3 chromosome 4, Lvar_3.0, whole genome shotgun sequence DNA.
tatgctctctgttagctttgaatattccatcTTCAAGCTAAAACAATTTTGCTTCAACCGGAGTATGGGTGagcgtggatttttttttcaaattctgtagttgtgtgctacaaaggttatggtgccttttgaacagTGCCACACAGATGATGGGCGGGGGCTTGGGAtgctccccctccccctcaattaaaaaaaaatcatgaccaagaaaaaaagtggacaggaaataaaaggaaagatagaaagtaaaatatgatattatttcatgaatattatgaaaaatctatcacaaaattttacattgtaataaaaagtgggaatatttgcgtgctcacttcactcgctcacaactttttaatacattttacctcagctgccatatctagctccttcaaatTTGACCCAATAaaccattgtcattgaaagacatgaatgccttcctgtgtttcctgtcaagcaattaaacttggtcaaggaatcaatgACCCCTTGACAAAAGAGATTCATATCTTTTTACGatacataacatatttttttcacataataaaaggatttgaataatcacaaatTGTCACAATTAATCATGCAAAtgttcttgcttgggttgacaaaaatatattcttttctCAGTTCCTTATCAAGGAAAACTAAAGCGTAAGAGAAGTTCAactgagaaaaacaaaataattcaagtgAATAAAtagatttgtaaataaaatttgacagcataattcgaaaattgtggcacagataatgaaaaggtcaagtaggagtctcctgattagcaagaagtctgattttactcatattctgcaattctagCGCatgcctctttttgaaccccaaacAAAAACGTCcagtgttcgctcaagcatgaacaaaattaatttttaagtgcatttcaaagataagaccttaAAGCACCTATTTACACCGAAAtttagacatcataatttgaaacaaaaatgtcaTAGATTTTACAAATCCGtcccattttgtttttgatacgcactgtataacaacAATTTCGgccaagatgaaaaagaaaggcAAAGGAAGGAACCTGGAAATTCAAACAGAATGAGATGagatattttctgaaaatcatcGCTTAAATCTTCCacaaatgtatttcataattccattttatGTCTAATCTCTCACAGATATTACAAACTAATACGCCACTGATTACCAGTAAATATTGtgtttaaagcagccatagatTTAGCAAATTatcctttggaaaaaaatattgactattATAAAGTGCTCTTAATTTCCGGAGATAGATGTAGAAGGTATTACAAAACATTTCCAATTACCGGACATGATAATAATGTATGATTAATTTTAAAACGATTACACACACTATGATAATCTATTGAAATTAACTGTAAACTGCGAACACGTCATTTGTTGGGTGaaacgcaccccccccccccattaaaggAAAGCAATCATaacaataattttgaataagtaaGTATAAACCTGAACAagtaataaataattttaatacGTACTTTCGAATGAGTGGCGTTATCAGCAAGCACCTCGGATAAATTTTCATGCATATCCTCTACTCCGCCTGCAGAGATAGCGATCCATGCTGATCTCAGAGTAGATGAGGAGCACATAAAGTCAGCCAGGTCCTCCAAGTATGCACATCATTtatgagaaaagataaaaaataaaatcgtaTAACACATACACGTAATCtatacttgaaaataaaattgtgacatttaaagaaatatatactcTTTCAACTTGGAGAGCTTATGCTAAAGCTTAACACTAAACATCATGTACATCAGCCAAAGGTAATCATTACAGATATGTCTTATCTAATGTTAAACCTCAGAAGCTCACTTCTAATGACAcaagtttatatatatatccaatatCCAGTTAACCATAATACAATTAGACTTACATTCTGAGCTTTAGAAAGTTAAACAAAtgtaacattttaataaaatcaccttttagctctacaaaaaatgatttaaaagtaatgaaaatttGGAAAAGCAAATTGCCTTACCCCAATATCATATAAATAGACAGCAAAAGCAGAGAAAAGGGTAATCATATAAAGAGATTGTGgccaaaaatgttttttatttttctgggggGTGGCGGCTGTTTTGAATTtaggcccggcacacttttttctcgaaCGCGagataaaaaaagtaatgatattgtcatttcatgttaaaatgcaataaaaggAATACAAAAAAAGGTTGGCGTATCGAAATGACAAAAATAGGACGTTTGGCCCAGGTATAGACCActcttaatattttattcactatTTCATCTGCAATTTTTAAGAACAAATTTTTCGTTAGAGTAAATTTGCCCTTTAAAATTTGACTGTTGCTATTCCTGTATGAATTGCTTTTGAAACTTTACTTACCACATTGCGATGattcatgatgaagatatgTCCCGCTACTGTGTGCGCCGGTATATTCTTCTCCCCGATCACAAGTGTCTTGCTGGATGAAGTCGATAGATGATCTGCTACAGCTTTAGCCACTGTTTGGTCTTGACTCTCATATGCTGCATCAACAATGTAGTCATCATCGATATGCCTATATTGCGTTGTCATTGATGCTATGAGACGAGTTATGATATCCAATCCGACCTCCTTCTGTTGGGCTGAGGTGAAGTACAGAAGCTCACGGAATTCACTTGCTTTTTCAATTATATCCTTCATCAACCCGTCGTACTCACTTCTGTTTGAGTTGTGAAGAGATGCCAGATACATCCCTGATAGATACTCCTGAAACAGCTTATGAGGGAACTGGACAGATGAGACTGCAGAATGAGAATGGTGTCTTCTGTCTCTCCGAGAGGGAGTTTGCGTTTGTTTAGTGAGTACTCCAACTTGGCAACCTGTATCCACAGAACCCGGCAATCTCTGAAATTCTTCTTCAGTGAACACCAGTCTCCTTTCATGGAGCCCCTGCAAGGCTAGGCAACCGATATTGGATAGATGACGTAGAATGTCCTTCCGTTTCCTATCCATTTCTCCATCAATATTACGAGCAGACATATTGAGCTTGGAAAGATAATGATCTACTAAGAAGTGGATCATCTCATCAAACAGTTGGGAAAATGTTTGAAGCTTGGACATTGCTTCACGGCGTTTGCCGTCGAAGTCTTTCCACATGATGCAGAGCATAACTGTGTATATCGGGAAGGGAGCCATGTTCTCTCTGATCACACTGTTGTTTGAAATAAATCGATTCAAGTCCTCAGCTGATGTTGTGTCTGGATGAAAGAACTTAGCGATGTAGGAAGACAAGTTGTCAGCAGAAAAGCCTTCGACGGCAATGAAAGCATACACCTTTCTAAGATCCGAATTTATCCGTATCTCATCTGATCGCCATCTTCTAGATGTGATTAGCACTCTCCCTGACTTGAACAGCTGATTGAGGATGATAAGGGCGATTTGATGAGAGCTGTTAAGATCGCCAGCTAGCTCATCTAGACCGTCAAGAACAAGAAAGACGTCTTTCTGATGTGAGAAGACGTACTTGTTTAGCTGCATGGCTGTAACCATATTGTCGTCTGGGAGGTAAGACTTTATTATCTCTCCAAGAGTCTTACCCTCTAAATCACGTAGAAGGACGAGAAGAACCAGTTTGAAATCTTGGTAGCCAGCTCCATGAATCCAGTCCCAAACAATCTTCGAGCAAAGAGTTGTCTTCCCCACACCACCTTCACCTTCAACCAACAAACGTTTAGGAAGGACTCCGTTGACTTTAGTCTTGAGCAGGTCTGCGTAGAGTAGCGGTGCCTTTCGGGTTGTTCCTCGGCCTTCTTCTATCAACGTTAAATTGGTGAAGATCTGATCTAATTGAAATAGAAGACTGCTGTTCAGTGGATCTGCTGGAATCTGACAGTGATGAAGGGCAGAATATTCTTTGACCTCTTTGATGACCCGTTGGATTTCCTCTTCTGTCAGTGATGGTATGTGATCACCGGCCTGGCCTGTcacaagagagaaaaaatgtatcAATTCATAGAAGAATGCAATTCGAAAGAATATGACTGGTCTTTCGGTGACGTGTTTCACTTAATGAACTTtttgtatgatatatatattttttttagtctcttgtgatcattatttttattactgtttttaatatatatatatacatgtacatgtatatatgtaattgtcattaaatattatcattacttttactACTTAttctaaattttcattttaacgTTGTctatatcattgttattatttatgattttcatcatcataatagcTCATCGTCAAACTATCATTCTTATCATCAAGATCTTCAtcagattatcattattataaattcAATACATGGCCGTAGTGTAGGCGGGGGTCGTATAGTACTGATAGTCTTAATCACCTTTTAGAACACTGTTTGCCAGCTGTACCAGATGTATGTCTTGTAACTTGGTGGACAATATTTTCCTCGCTTCTTCCTGCCGAACTGTTTTGAGCCATTCGCAAAGCATCTTGTACGTAGCTAGCATTATGTTTCCAGTGTTGTCTTCCTTGAATCTACTTATTTGAGCTTCAGTGAATTCTAGAGCTAGTCCGACCTTCCGAAGGTCTGATGGATCCATACCGTCAGCAAGGAGATACAATTCATGCTCACTTAGATCCCCAAGCCTAATTTGTATAGAAAGACATCGGATAAACACATAATAAATCACAAAGATGTTCCAACGTTGCTCTTCTATTTGATCATTGTGTTTTGGGGAAATATCCTTAAcctgaagaataaaaaaggagcATTTCATGCATGAATCAGGTTTCACccttcaatgataaaaacaaataatcatataaataaatataacgACTAAAACAAGCATTAACAAGTGTTTTCGTAATTAATCGCACCCTTTGAATTCCGTCGAATATCATGTACACTATACACGAATGTTATcgccaatgattgaaattagTAAATTTAAAGTCACTGTCATAGTAATGACCCTGTAATTCAACCCCCTTACTTGGTATTTGGACCCGGGTTTGGTTCCACGTCACCAGACCTCAGTAGGAGCATGTTCGCCATATCGGGAGAGGAACCACCATTGGATAAAGGTGATATGTCATGTCCACTGACTTCAGAGATTTGTATTTCACGATACCCTGCAACCTTTTGATTATGAAGAAAGCAGAAGATAGGAGGAACATAGAGACAACagttattacatttcatttgCAAAATGTATTATGTAGGTGTTCATCAACTATTAAAACATTACATGACAATAGAAaggacattttttatttgatttgatttgattttattgatttccgtttcacaacataagaatgataaatataacatgataaggtcgaaaatactgcaaaacataataaatatatataacataatcttagactaaggaacatgatttaacaaataaaaaaaaataatatgacatttgtatttgaatgtaAAACGGAGGGTCTTGCCGAAAAAAAAGCCAAGTTTGTACAAAAGGCAAGACCCTGaataaacttagtttcattacacacaaaaaacactgaGTCGTAATGATATGTAGagcttttgtttacaaaaaatacaaacaaagatAAAAAGTTTATCTGAGTCATTT
It encodes the following:
- the LOC121413026 gene encoding uncharacterized protein LOC121413026 — translated: MANMLLLRSGDVEPNPGPNTKLGDLSEHELYLLADGMDPSDLRKVGLALEFTEAQISRFKEDNTGNIMLATYKMLCEWLKTVRQEEARKILSTKLQDIHLVQLANSVLKGQAGDHIPSLTEEEIQRVIKEVKEYSALHHCQIPADPLNSSLLFQLDQIFTNLTLIEEGRGTTRKAPLLYADLLKTKVNGVLPKRLLVEGEGGVGKTTLCSKIVWDWIHGAGYQDFKLVLLVLLRDLEGKTLGEIIKSYLPDDNMVTAMQLNKYVFSHQKDVFLVLDGLDELAGDLNSSHQIALIILNQLFKSGRVLITSRRWRSDEIRINSDLRKVYAFIAVEGFSADNLSSYIAKFFHPDTTSAEDLNRFISNNSVIRENMAPFPIYTVMLCIMWKDFDGKRREAMSKLQTFSQLFDEMIHFLVDHYLSKLNMSARNIDGEMDRKRKDILRHLSNIGCLALQGLHERRLVFTEEEFQRLPGSVDTGCQVGVLTKQTQTPSRRDRRHHSHSAVSSVQFPHKLFQEYLSGMYLASLHNSNRSEYDGLMKDIIEKASEFRELLYFTSAQQKEVGLDIITRLIASMTTQYRHIDDDYIVDAAYESQDQTVAKAVADHLSTSSSKTLVIGEKNIPAHTVAGHIFIMNHRNVDLADFMCSSSTLRSAWIAISAGGVEDMHENLSEVLADNATHSKIEHLEIKYIDLSQRLSASRDLAEFICKMPNLRELRLGDKYGNTSPSLHEEFYSTLSSLAPSAKIEHLEIKYIDLSQRLSASRDLAEFICKMPNLRELRLGDKYGNTSPSLHEEFYSTLSSLAPSAKIEHLEVKYIDLSQRLSASRDLAEFICKMPNLRELHLGEYGNTSPSLHEEFYSTLSLLAPSAKR